Proteins encoded within one genomic window of Scomber japonicus isolate fScoJap1 chromosome 16, fScoJap1.pri, whole genome shotgun sequence:
- the LOC128375725 gene encoding uncharacterized protein LOC128375725, translating into MACCKSMSEENVKVLSNISTLWSSAVSLNRYDQSDSIPPQIFSFSGAATSDCFLEEEPHQDLLSDLYQSLQLEENAACGSGASARMGEPGSSLLTPVCSSTQLLILGKLCTSSTSCNTQTSSAPCDTNQESFLKAHSKTDEACDQNTSYHCKMGSWWKQDMETRRASFRLSASTEPGAAIKSDKRPSLILNQPYSYSLVTAKQKADSRDGTQADKVELAGWTVSQGAIRSGRRKGKRVKRT; encoded by the exons ATGGCCTGCTGTAAAAGCATGTCTGAAGAAAATGTTAAGGTTCTCTCAAATATCAGCACTCTATGGAGCTCTGCAGTGTCACTCAACCGATACGACCAATCAGATAGCATCCCTCCTCAGATTTTCAGCTTCAGTGGAGCAGCCACATCTGACTGTTTCCTGGAAGAGGAACCTCATCAG GATCTGCTGTCTGACCTTTACCAGAGCCTTCAGTTAGAGGAGAATGCAGCATGTGGCTCAGGGGCCTCAGCAAGGATGGGTGAGCCAGGCAGCTCCCTCCTCACCCCTGTGTGCAGCTCCACACAACTTCTGATCCTTGGTAAATTGTGTACCTCCAGCACATCTTGCAACACACAGACCAGCTCTGCTCCTTGTGATACTAACCAAGAAAGCTTCCTCAAAGCCCATTCAAAGACAGATGAAGCCTGCGATCAGAACACCTCATATCATTGCAAAATGGGCAGCTGGTGGAAGCAGGATATGGAAACCCGCAGAGCATCCTTTAGACTCTCAGCTTCCACAGAGCCTGGAGCAGCTATCAAATCAG ATAAGAGGCCTTCTCTTATACTAAATCAACCATATTCCTATAGTCTGGTCACTGCCAAGCAAAAAGCAGACAGCAGAGATGGCACACAG GCAGACAAAGTGGAGCTCGCAGGTTGGACGGTTTCACAGGGTGCCATAAGgagtggaagaaggaaaggaaaacgAGTGAAGAGAACATAA
- the LOC128375629 gene encoding transmembrane protein 179, producing MALDNLIFAQCILYFLAFVFGFIAVVPLSENTEDFGGKCLLFTRGMWQNENITVSKQRFIVEEWGPESSCSFITFVGIASLILSAVQAWRLLFFLCKGHDDSVFNAFLNLLISSLVVFTVFLSSTIVSVGFNLWCDSITEGGTMPSSCEDLQDTDLELGVDNSAFYDQFAIAQFGLWAAWLTWLGIAVMAFLKVYHNYRQEDLLDSLIHEKDLLLGRSSRRTSDLKTGLI from the exons atggCCCTCGATAATTTAATTTTCGCCCAGTGCATCCTTTACTTTTTAGCCTTCGTATTCGGTTTCATCGCCGTGGTGCCTCTGTCGGAGAACACGGAGGATTTCGGGGGGAAATGTCTGCTCTTCACGCGGGGGATGTGGCAAAATGAGAACATTACTGTGTCGAAGCAGCGCTTCATCGTGGAGGAGTGGGGACCCGAGTCCTCCTGCAGCTTCATCACTTTTGTCGGGATAGCGTCCCTCATACTGTCCGCAGTGCAGGCTTGGAGGCTGCTGTTCTTCCTGTGCAAAGGACACGACGA CTCAGTCTTCAATGCCTTTCTCAACCTGCTGATCAGCTCACTGGTCGTGTTCACAGTCTTCCTGTCTAGCACCATCGTTAGTGTGGGGTTCAATCTGTGGTGCGACTCCATCACCGAGGGTGGGACCATGCCCAGCAG CTGTGAGGATCTGCAGGACACTGATCTAGAACTTGGTGTGGACAACTCTGCTTTCTATGACCAGTTTGCTATAGCTCAG TTTGGCCTTTGGGCTGCCTGGCTCACCTGGCTTGGGATTGCAGTGATGGCCTTCCTGAAGGTGTACCACAACTACAGACAAGAGGATCTGCTGGACAGCCTGATCCACGAGAAGGACCTGCTGCTCGGCCGCTCCTCACGCCGCACCTCTGACCTCAAGACTGGGCTCATCTAG